The sequence gggtttccttgtcatcttagataggacaaaatattcctttgaaaaaaaactttattggcaatgtgcagctccaccttaagtcCTTgaactttttttaaatttttatttttaaatgtggAAAATATACTATAAATTCATTgacaataacgatccattttagaataaaagtttattttaataggtgtctgtgatacctgaatttGTTAAAATCCTCCAtagatatattgtattttgaaaagagtgTCAAAGCGaatttggtagacttacatatGACTTCCGAACAGATTAAAATACGTACATGTTTATGTGTGAGATGTAAGAaggtcatgcaattttaattattttgtgatttttctgtatatgaaaaccgttaatgattgttagttgTCTAATAATTATctttttctgaatataacattggattcctctgtgtacggcattatttatgatttttataaCGACGacaggaactaatttgggataattggattataatatttttcaaatttctcaaaaatgttaggtgccgtatagctgaatgttgcaatattgcacattactcataaaaacaagtgtgtaactaaaacgaaaagcagatgagattacatttgcagatgaaaatgtcattactgcaccatccaattttcccaaattagttccaatcgtatttatATGTATTTTATACTGTACAGTGTCtaaacatgtaatctttaatgtttactgttttaaaaaaaagtCGCGTAcaaaatctttaatttttgatttagaCTGAATCCCCTTCTTATTGACGAGTGCATGTTAGACTTTGATACAttcccctagatgataggcaagaagtcatcacatataacagcaaaaatacaataaatacaaCGAAGATAATAAAAccacagaaacaaaacaaaatgatgtgaccaaaaataacaaattatgtCAGACTCCTGAAAACTTtatggacacacaaactcacaaaaattgaaaactgcatgcttagcaaaggcttaaaattaattcaaacaactcatcagccaaacagaatccaactgttacacgatacaaacatttACATCAGGAAAAATGACACTCGGGAAAAATGACTCATGATGTATtggtttgtattgtgtaatagttagattctgtatttgaattaattgtaagcctttgctaaagcatgctgatttcagtttttgtgagtttgtgtgtccataaagtttttttatgaatcagacattgtttgcaatagatctaaatttttaatttgtgtgaattatggcattttttattttggtcatatcattttttaatgttttttagctttgttgtgttaattgtatttttgctgatatATGttatgacttcttgcctattaTCTAGGGGGATCTtcaacagtaaacattacagattacatgttttgacactgtacagcGTTAAAAACCCatacaaataacaaaaatgCCGTACActgatgaatccaatgttatattgaGAAAGATaatatattattcagaagactaacaatcattaacagtcatcatatacagaaaaatcaaaattttaaaaataaatgtccaaggacttaacagtttcttcttgatagattcctagtgctaaaaactataccaaacCCTTATTTATATTGGAAGCTATTAAGCAATcgggcattaatatggcagccatatttcatttatgcaaattatcaaaggacCTTTGTAAATATGGAACtactaaaagtgtttcttcatacccaagaaaaatattaaaactttaaaatcactgaaatagcttgttccatgcgtggtatatgacgacaatgtcctttgtaggaatgttggccaccatattggatttatgcaaattgacaaagtgccaatgcaaatcattgcatctcgacaattatttgtccatgccaaagaaatataccttTAACATTAGAATCACTGTAATAGCTGGTTTAATACATTGTATATGACCGAACATGTCTTTTATAGCAATTTTAGCCGCCATatttgaattatgcaaattaatgaagtgcctatatgaaacattatacctccaaaatgattcccgaGCCAAATTACTAGTGTTAGACTTTGAAATCACGGAAATaacttgtttaacatgtgatatatgaccaattatgttattttgttggatggttggctgccatatttgatttatgcaaattatgcatattTCCCCAAAgtagattcgagtaaactttttaTATGTTGTtgtgggtacctctctgaaatgcattctgaagaaaaaaaattctgttgcaatttgtggtgggtcttaccctattttgactggactataatTTCAAATCAGTCACACCATTAAAAAATCAGTTAGCCTGCCCTCAGATACTATGGATTTCGAAACAGTGTAACAATACGAAAAGATTGGAAAAACTCTCTCTCCCTATTTCCCTATTGTCCCCCTGGCAATCTTGTTACAGCGCCCTCATTTGGCTAATTTGCTCCCACGCGGCTTTACTCACTGAGCCAAGGTCTGGTGCCAGGTACGTACGTACCGCCACGCTCCGAAGATCGGGAGCCGTATCAGTTGGTCTGACATGGTGTTGGTGTCACTTATACCACATGGAACTTGGGcctcaaagaaaaaaaacatatttaacAAACAGAATGCATGCATACAATACGCATCACGAAATAAATgaagtaaacaacaacaacaaaaataagtAAACTACACGATGAAAAAATGTACTGGTAGATTTGCATGACATAAACTGCAAGTGATAAACACATACAACATAGAAAATTACTCTTGTGGCCACTTATGTCCCTAGGCTAAAAAATTATACATGCATATAATACTGGtacacacacagaaaaaaaaatgaaaaaaactacgacaaaacaattgacatgaaaaaacggCGGACAACTATTCACTCACTGGAGTCACTATTTCTTTTGTTTACTCAGTTTGGTTTGTTCcttgttcttcaatttaattaatttatttatttaattgtgTATATTGTATGTATGGTGTATCTTGTTTTTCTGCTTGGAGCCGGTTGTTTTCACGCCATGATAGCCGGAATGATTGCTTATGTTGAAATGTTGCCACGGTTTATCAGCGTACACGCCGTCATAGACAAACCTATGAAACAGCTGTCTTGAAATAACGGATAGCACAGTGTCAAGTGCTCTATATTCGAGATGACGTTCAAATCATTCTACAGATATTGTAAGTGACGAGGTTGggtttctgtatttttcataatttcttcATTTCGCCATTTCGCTCCTTCGCCATTTCAAGTTCGCCGATTAACATAAACCATTTATTTCGTGTCACAGTAAATAGTTGCATATACACCTTTTGATATACATGTTTGATGTACTATTTATTGGCGAATTTATGATAATGCTAGCGTGAAACGGCGGTAATGACGCTTTAAATCCGTGAGATAGCGTGGCGCTGTCGTAGTGGGGCTCATGAATAATCAATAAGGTCGACCACGATGTGAACAAGTTGGAGCCAAAAACCTCGCAGAGATCTTCTATCTGTGTGAGCTcatttttgaagctcttggagtaaatacAATTTCACCGTCTCATTTTTTTCCCttccaaatttcatttttttccatagagttcacacagcgacggcggtcattttgaatctcaGATGTCGATAAATTTaaagttatttatttttctcacgCTAAAATTTGTACTTTGGCGCATGATTCTTGTGTttcatttttaaagagaatgctTGAAAGATTTCTCCAGGACGTTTAAGCAAAATTTTAGGTCTTTCACCTCTGAATGGCGTAACATCttatgtgaaatattttgaactAGGCAACAGAGATAACTTTCATTACTTTCCAGTACAGGCATATGAATCTGAATGACACGCATCGTAAACCAAACCATCATCTGTTAGGTTTAAGTACATCTCTTGATACTGTATGGTTGAAAACACTTCCTCGTCACACGGTGGATCGTTGCGGCTATGATTGCAGTGTTATTCCATGAAAAAAGAAAGGGAAATACGTGCTAAATGGTTACCGACCATTCACTTGCTGAGCATGGTGACAATAGGATGGCTTCGTTACATTTTACTTTATTTGGGGAACTCCACAGTACATTATACTGTACATGTTAAATCGACGAAAGACTCTTAAAATTTCAGTGAAGAATGTAATGAACGGGGAGAAAGAAAATCCGACAAAAGATATGGTTTATGCTGTTCAGAGAACTTTAATGTGTGCACTCAAGTAGCAATACAATGCAGTACAGTGCAATACACCACAATACACACTACGGCGGTGACTTCAGAAACATTGACCTCTTGCATTCAACTGAATTGAATTCAAAGCTAAACCATACAATGTAGGGTTTCTAAGGAAATTTAAGCCAACAGATAAATATCTTCATCAGTATTTATTGCTAGCTAAGGCCGTCTACAAGCCTATGTCGAGGTAGATCGTCAGAAATGGCAGCTTTTGTGCTCTCCCGGCAATTCTGAAGAACGTTAAGGCGTTTAATTCGGACTGCGGTCGTGGTTACTGAGTGGCAGAGTCTGAACATATCAAACGGAAAATTCAAACGTTAGCGGTTTTCCATCAACAGCAATAAACTGTATCTGTAACACAAGCCAGCTACTTGGATTTTCAAGTGTGACAGATCAAAGAGCAATTTCTGCGATATCTGTGATTTCCACTGCGAATTCTCAGTAGGCAACGCACACCTTTCGAGTGATGCTGAAATCCTGACCTCAGGCTATCATCGGAAAAGCTCAAATCGGAAAATCTTATGGTATAATTTAGTCGGTTTCTTAAGATAATGCAGGCTACCTTGTATAGCTTGTAGTGATCAAAGGTGGCAAGCATGCGGAGTCAAATGTTTCTGAGTCGACTCTCGAGATATCTGCCAAATCAAATGCAAGGTGTTAATTTAATGACCGAATATTCAGATATGTAAAACGATAAGGTAAGTGTGAACTGCTTACGATGTTTTCTGTGAACTATAAACAAATAAACGTGTTTGAATTTACAAGTTTACAGTGTCACTCCCGTCTCCGATTCCTCCTTTTGCTACGATGTAAGTTAACCTTTGGTAATGACAACAGCTTCATAATTATGAAATGACAGTGTCAGCCAACAAAAGCTGTTAGCGTAAATAGGTGTTCGTCAGCGGTATTTTTGCGGACGAAAGCGTGGAGAGGATCAGCAGACAATTTAATCGTCAGCGGGCGATAGAGGTTCGTTCTTCGACTCAGCAGGCGACTTGGTAAAAAAGCTCAGCTATCGGACGGAGGTAGAATAGCTTAAGGGGTTGTCTACATATAAGGAAGAATGAAGATGGAGAGCGGGCAGCGGGAGCCATTTCTAATGGAAAAAAGGACCAATGGGAAGTTTTCTTGCTTGGGGAGGAGGAAAACGGGCTGGGCGGATGTTTATTTCAGTTCTTAGCTGGAGAGCGGTTTCGAACAGCCTTTAAGTTTGTCCAAATTTCTTCGACACTACTAACAATAGCATATATGGAAAAAATGCCCCAGGTTACATGTATCTAAAGATCGGATAGTTGGCTGCGCCTTCAATAAGCCACAAACACCTAAATGACGAGGTTCTCTCGTACTTTATAAACAATTGAGATAAATTGAATCCTCAGTAATTCGGAGGAAAAATCTACACTAGATATATTGGAGCAACGTGGTTGGACTCTATTCTCTCACATTCTGTCACGTTACTACTAATACCTCTTAAAATATCTACATCTTTTTTTAAAAGGAACCGATAAACGtttaaatattgaacatacttGAACTTCCATTAAAACGAGCTTAATCTGAAAACATTGCGTTCCATGGTAGTCTAAGCGTATCATAAGAACGCTGGCAACagacaaaatgttaaaaaggtTTAAATTCAACTTAAAGTCAACCTGAAAATTGGGGATTGAAATACCATTAACGGTGTTGATAGGGTGGCAAAGAGATTCTTTGAAAAAGTTGGCTAGTAAAATTAATGTGGTCTAACGTTCGAGCTCGCTATCTTGGTACATAAGTAATGTACGAGAAATTCGGAAAGTCAGATATACGTGGGAACAAAAATTTCATATATTGACATTGGTCTTTGATTATCTTCGATTATCGATTATTTGTTGTGTTCGTGTTGAGGTTGCTGTCGCTGAAAAGTGGCGATCAGTGACTTCAACTTGATGTCTCTTCAAGACGATGACCGACTCTTCAAGACGATGATCGAGAGTCCTCTCGCTCGACGCGGCAGCATTCCCGGCCGAAGATCATCTCTCCAGACAGAAAGGATTTGTACCCATCTCGGATACGTTTGTTGCTCATTCCGTAGAGGATCGGATTGACGGACCCAGCGATGTGTTGGCTCGAGTATATAACATGAAACACCGATATTGGCGGCTTTTTGCCCATCATTTTATGAATACCAACGGACATGGGTATCGGCAGGTAGCTGAGCAAGATCAGCAGGAAAACGACAACCATGACCTTCAGCGCACGGATCTCATGCAGGCTCGGTGCTTTGTTACTGGTATTACCAGGGCCAGTCGTACCATGTGCTTGAACACGCTGCCTGCTTCGGCGTATGAAGACGAATATTAGGCAGTAGCATAAGACAGTGACTATACACGGGATGGCCATCATGAAAGTTATTACCATCTTATCAAAGTCTACGTAGCAGCCTAACATATTTGGAATAAACGTTACCGAATCCGAGTTGCCGTACATGTAGGCGTTGACAGCACCAGGAATACACCAGCAAACGGCAAGGGAGAGAGATAGTGCAACTTTGTTGTTCAGCAGATGGTACTTGTCGCTGTGAACGATGCAGATGTATCGATTGGCGGCAATGCAAGATGTCAACCAAAGCGAGATTTGGAGGAGGGTCGGATGGAGGGCGTTGTGGAGTACGCAATATGAGAAACTTGCTCTCCAGCGGCGGTGGAAAAAGGCGTCAGCAGACACGGATGAGACCAGTATCGAAGAGATCAAGTCGGTCATACAGAGATTTACCAGCATGGTGTTTGTGGTCGATCTGAGATTCTTCCGCAACCAGAAAGACAGTAGAAAAAGCATATTGCCAAAGATCGAAGTAACAGCCAGAAACACCTCCACAGATCCGGCATACGCTGACGACCATGGTTTTCCTTGTGGCATCGGTATCTGCGGCAAACTGGTTGAAATGCTCGTGTTGTCGTTTACGGTGTTGTTCATGGTGTCTCTCTTTGATATTTTGACACTATCGGATTGGAAGTAATGTCTTATAGGTAAGCTCAAATCTAAATTGACATTGTAACGATGAATTCGACGAAAATGCGCATGCTCTGCTATAGGTATATTATAAACCGATAGGACGAGAGAAACTATTTAACTCATTGTCTATCCAAAGAAAAAGTTGGTTTCTTTTAAAGGATTGTTGTATACTGAGGAAATgtgttaatttattaatttatggCTCGATACGTTTTATACTTGACCAGACTAGTTGATCGAAGGTTGTATTACAGACTTTGCCACaatataatgataaatttatgcCATGGTTAGGTAAGCTGACCAGAGTGTAAATCTTTCATATCACTGTACCATAGGATTAATAGTGAGATGTTTCTCCAACAGACAACATTTCAACGGTTTAAACACGGCGACTTTTGTATTTGATATTGACATTGAATTGTCCGCATTGAGTCAATCTGAACGAAATAGATGTTTTAAAACATATAGAAAACAATGTAAACCGATCGATCATACAGAAGATGATCGATTTCTTGGAATTAAAACATGCCGAAAAGCCCGTAACTCAGGACGGAGCGATATCACAATGTATCTATAtgtaattgaaattttaacacGAGTTTGTAGTATCAACATTACATGTGACATTTTCAACGTAGGCATTCCGGGTCCATCTGACACTGCCGCCAAGGAAAGTTTTGCCGGTACGGTTCGTTAGATCGAAGTTCGTTCGAAGACAGGGCACTTATGTCAGACCTATCACCACCTTTTTTTCGATGTAAGTCCCAGATTACGAAAGACTTTGTTCCCACCTAGTTATGCTATTTATTTACTAACTATATGAACCTTAAATCTAGTTCTATTTCTTTTTATCATGGTTTATAATATAAACTGTGACGTCCGATATAACAATTTCCTTAATTTGGGGAGAATATGATCTTTTAATTGTCCAAATACTATATCAAAAGTGTTCGGTGCCCTgaagctgaaagttgcaatattacaaattaccgaCAAGCGAAttgcaaaacaagaaaaatagatgagcttaaatttgctgattaaaccaacACTGCAACAATATCCTCTTCTCGAAAAACTAGTTCCGATCGTGTgcgtttcaatttttccatttaCACCTTTATGTAATGCAATTTCAATCTTTTCCTGTACGACCAACATTTGTTGACGGAGTGACAAAGTCCCATGTTAACATTTAGCCTGAACGTTTACGTCAGTGATGATTCTGACACGTAGCAAGATAGCTACCATATGTTCATATTCACCTCCGTACAGTGTGCATATGTGATCCTACAAACATCATGGACACCGTTTTCTGTCTTTCCAAGTGTATTGTCAGTTTTTAGATTCATTTTTGGCAAACGCGAAAAAGAGGCTGACTCCACTAATCTCGATAAATatgcgcgaggatgagaaataAACTCTTTCCTCTGTTTGTTTGGCCATGCATACAGCTAAAACTCCTCAGTGTCTTGCTCCATCATCACATACTGTAACTTAAAGGTATCGAGCGTAACGAGGCATAATACTGGCCCGTATCTGTGCATGAGAATAAGTGTCGCCCTCCATGCCTTCTGTTGAACTTCACGCAAAACACTACAGCACAAAACTAAAATGGTAGTATCAGTATCCGCAGTTCTTCAGGTGCCGATCGCGGGTTTTCAAAACACCGGACTGAGGAAAAAACACTCGCTTATCCTGTGCCTAGTATTGTCAGCTAGTTGCCTGACTTTCGATAATAATTTATCATGAGCGAAGCTTTAAATTATTACTTCACtgaattgttttttgttttgaaattgtcaATTTAACATTGATTTACATCTTGTCTCTCTCAAACTCAGATTCTTTATTAAGACTATTAcgttttattcttaatttacTCTAACGGAAAAGTGTTTTCTGTACGTACTAAATTATTTACGGTACCAGGAGACTTTCATTTCCGTTCTTCGGAAAATTTAGGCAACATAGAAAACATAGTTTCTAGATCGCCCCTCAATACTATTACTTGTAATAATATTCAAATCCCCCTCTACATCATCAAAAATGTTTAAGTCCCCTAACTATTATACATTCGAACATTTGTTAAGCCAACAATATTATTTAACTGTGATATTGATAAGATAATTTTGTCATTGATGTAGTTGTAACGTGAATCTGTCCAAATTCAGAGTGGGGGAAATCTCTGGGTGACATATAGACAGAAGATGGAGAGCAGCCGAGCACGTCAAAATCTGACAAAAGTGATGATGTCAATGATAGTACGGGTGCTGCAAGCGACATAGACGACGAAACTGAACTGGTGACCATCGTAATGATATCGGAGAAGCGCTATACCTAGGGaggcaaaatcaacatcaacacTGTCCCCCTCAAACGTCAAGCCTgtcccctaattttgatgaatgaggCACAAAGTGCCCCTTTCAGTGAACATACAGAGAAAACACAGGATACGCAATAAATATgttgtgaaaaaatatcaagttcAATGTGTTTGTGTCCTGATCATTCACATCTTGGTTACTCTAATGATGTATTCAGTGCAAAATCACAAATACACGTAGCCACATAGGAATAAAGCATTGAAGTAAACTCTATCAACGCACATGAAGATGCACTCTATTTTGTGTGCAAAAATCTACACTTTTGTGAACAATGATATAACTATTGTCCCCTTTGACcatttttattgatatgaaCTGTCATGTCACCTGGTCAAGCTGGCTGTTGATTTCCTGCCTGATCGTGTtgtgtatatttcactgtcACAGGCATCAGACGAACCAAACTCTTCCTCAACTAAATCAGACTCCGAACTATCTTTGTCACTGTCACTCGAAGAATCACAAGAGTCAATTTTCCCTGCTCTTGATAAAAGTGGCAGCGAATCTTTTCATCTTTGTCCCCCTTTGTTAGTCTTTCAGATACTTGTCCGATTATTTAACTTTCAGTTTCATAATATGTTTCCATACCAAGTCAACCCATTCATGACTCTCATATGGCGTCTCTGCCTGCTCTTTTTTTCGTTTCCTGCCTCTGATTGGACGTCCTTTCATGCCTGCCACCATTGCTTGCTGCTCCATACGGATGAcagattcataaaaatagcatacTTTACGTACAGCGTCGTTACTTCTTTACTTGAAAGATTTTTAATAGTTCTATAGTTGGGGTCTCGTTTGGGAATCATCTGGTAATCTTTCCTTGCAATCATTCCTCGTTtctagttttgaaaaataaaaatccatATAATGACCAGACCTTTTTGAGTCAGGCATAGGGCGTAGGAGCCTTGACATGACAGGTCATGACCATCCGCGTGCACAGAAGTCGCAAACATTTCTACTGGTACATGCATTATTCTCATATGAATTTCGAATAAATTCCATATAGCCTAAAGTGCTCAAACACAAAAATGTGTTGTGAAGAACTGCAgagtttttgtgatacgatgGTATCCAGGTGTGGCATGTTTCATCACACGGGAGATGGCTTTAACGTGTGATTTCAGATTATCCTAGTTACACAAGAAACATTCTTCGGTATCACGTGTCAGCCTTGCCAGCATGCTTCGATGTGCTCTCCCAACATGGGGGCTCCATCAATCCGATCAACAGCCTGTTTTCTATCCATTTTTTGTCAGTACGCTTTATTTCATTGTGTGAATATTGCTCTATGATCATTGAATGAAATTCTGCATCAGTCAATATTCCATGGATCATATGTAGGATATTGTTCCCATTCCAATGTGCCTCCATCAACCATGGCATCACAGATAGCGTTGTTAGTTCTCTCCGCTTCGTTCTGTGCAGAGTCTCATCTGGAACGATGCAATTGCATGTACAGTAATCAAGATCAAATTGCTGACATAGTTCTCAACACTTCAACTGTAATTCATGATAATTTACACTAACACCAGGACAAGCATATCATGTGTGAATTTTGCCCATCTTGGTTTTATTTTGGGTAAATTCATCTCACTTACGACATCAACGACAGAACTGCTAAAGTCAACACATCCTTTGAAAGCAGTGTCAATGCCTTCATACTTGCTTAGGGATGAATTGACAACACTGACTAAGGTATGCAATTCTGACGACAATTTAGCAATGTAAGGAAATAATCTACCAAGAAGCCTTTGCTCATTGTCTAGTATTGGTACTGTCTTCAGTTTTCAGTTGCGCTTTCCGATGGCTTTGG comes from Ptychodera flava strain L36383 chromosome 8, AS_Pfla_20210202, whole genome shotgun sequence and encodes:
- the LOC139139493 gene encoding trace amine-associated receptor 8-like — its product is MAIPCIVTVLCYCLIFVFIRRSRQRVQAHGTTGPGNTSNKAPSLHEIRALKVMVVVFLLILLSYLPIPMSVGIHKMMGKKPPISVFHVIYSSQHIAGSVNPILYGMSNKRIRDGYKSFLSGEMIFGRECCRVEREDSRSSS